AAAACGCCTCGCAAGCGCCATATCGGCGGTTCTTAAACGCTCAACATCAATGCCAACTTTCTTGTCTCCCACAGCGCAGACGGCAAGTTCGCCGGAATGGGAGATGTTAAAATAATCATCGCAGTCTAGATAGGGCTTTCCGTTATCGCTATATAAAAACTCCGTATCGGTTGGAATTTTGTATTTTTCAAACAGTGCGTGCCGGGCAAGCGCCTCGCCGCATACGCTCATCAGCTTGACACGCGGATTTGCCGCACGTGCACGCTTTGATATAAAGGGAGCCAGTTTTTGCAAAACCGCCTGCCCGTCGGTGTCATATGGGATTTTCAGAACGTATATTGAGAACACGGCGCTGTCCTTTCCTGTTATTATTAGCTAAAAACAGTATAGCGGACAAAACCAAAAAGGTCAATTACATTGAATTTTGAACGCGATTTCTATATAATAATAGGAATAGAGGGGGTATAAGACTTGAAGTTAGCAGTCAGAATGCTGAGAGAGGCGAGAAAATATTGGTGGTGGCTCATCGTATCCATCATTGCGGTTTTCATAGGAACAGCGGCACAGCTTTATGCTCCACAGGTGGTCAGAAAGCTCACATCACTTGTAGAACATCAGGATCCGGAACTTGCGAAAAAGGCGCTTAGCCTTGCGATAATGCTTACGGCAGTTTATCTTTTGCAGTCGATTTGCCAGGGTATACGAAGCTATTATACCCATTTTGCGGCGTGGCATTTCGTTTCGGACATGCGCACAAAGATTTACGGACATTTTCAAAGGCTTTCGCTCAAATATTATCAGGATAAGCAGACAGGTCAGCTTATGAGCAGGGTGACAAGCGATACGACGGGGCTTGAGGTGCTTATCGCCCATGCCGTGCCCGACCTTATCGTTAACATAATCATTTTCGCAGGCGTTGCGATAATGCTGTTTAGCATAAATGTAAAGCTTGCGCTTTTGACGCTTGTTTCGATCCCATTTCTCGCTGTTACTTCGGGCTGGTTTGTCAAAAAGGTCCGCCCGCAGTTTAGAAAAGGTCAAAAGGCGATGGGTGAGCTCAACGCCATCCTTCAGGACAATCTTTCGGGCATAAAAGAGATACAGGTCTTCAATCAGCAGAATAGGGAATATGAGAATGTGGAGGAGGCGTCGCTGTTACACGCTGAAACGCAGGTTCATGCGCTTAAGCTGTCGGCAATCTATCATCCGACTATACAGTTTCTGAGCAATATGGGCACGGTCTTTGTAATAGGATACGGCGGTTATCTGGCGTCAAAGGGCGGCATACCGCTCTCCGACATAATTACAGTCATATTATACTTAAGCATTTTTTATCAGCCGATCTCAACGCTTGCCCGCATCATGGAGGATCTTCAAAATGCCGGTGCCGGTGCCGAGCGCATTTTCGAGGTGCTTGACACAGAGCCGGATGTAAAAGAGAAAAAGGGTGCGAAACCGCTTAAAAATCCCGCCGGACATATAGAATACCGTGGCGTAACATTCGGATATAACGAAACGCCGGTATTAAAAGATGTAAGTCTTGAGATAAAGCCGGGGCAGATGGTCGCTCTCGTGGGGCAGACGGGCGTCGGAAAGACGACGATGATTTCCCTTTTGAACAGATTTTACGATCCGCAGTCGGGCGAAATACTTATCGACGGGAAAGATGTTCGTGACCTTACTTTAAGCAGTCTCCGTGACAGTATCAGCGTTGTGCTTCAGGATGTGTTTTTATTCCACGGTTCTGTCGCCGACAATATCGCATACGGAAAGCCTGGCGCGACAATGGATGAGATCATTGCCGCGGCAAAGGTCGCAAATGCACATGAATTCATTGAAGGTCTTGAAAACGGTTATGACACCTTCATCGGTGAAAGAGGTGTAAAACTTTCGGGCGGTCAGAAACAGCGTCTTTCAATCGCACGTGCGGTGCTTCGTGACAAGCCTATCCTCGTCCTTGACGAGGCGACAGCTTCGGTAGACGTTTACACCGAACGGCTCATACAGGAAGCAATGGACACCGTTATGAATGGAAGAACCACGATAGTCATTGCACACCGCCTGTCCACTATCCGCAAGGCTGACAAGATAATCGTTATGGACAGCGGCGCAATCGCCGAATGCGGAACGCATGATGAATTGATGGCTTTGGGCGGCGTTTATGCCGGAATGAATCATCTTCAGGAGCAGTAAATTCAAGTGAGGGATAAAAACCTCACTTTTTTTTATAACTTATTTTCAAATATACCTTGACAGGCGAG
The DNA window shown above is from Bacillota bacterium and carries:
- a CDS encoding 4'-phosphopantetheinyl transferase superfamily protein, which gives rise to MFSIYVLKIPYDTDGQAVLQKLAPFISKRARAANPRVKLMSVCGEALARHALFEKYKIPTDTEFLYSDNGKPYLDCDDYFNISHSGELAVCAVGDKKVGIDVERLRTADMALARRFFCESEIKYLDRLDGTEKNSEFTRIWTMKESYVKCSGMSIGSMLSKVAVDTKNMSAYDLSGEKLPYHFYPYTFENYFLTICEKTLDFDVASTCML
- a CDS encoding ABC transporter ATP-binding protein — its product is MKLAVRMLREARKYWWWLIVSIIAVFIGTAAQLYAPQVVRKLTSLVEHQDPELAKKALSLAIMLTAVYLLQSICQGIRSYYTHFAAWHFVSDMRTKIYGHFQRLSLKYYQDKQTGQLMSRVTSDTTGLEVLIAHAVPDLIVNIIIFAGVAIMLFSINVKLALLTLVSIPFLAVTSGWFVKKVRPQFRKGQKAMGELNAILQDNLSGIKEIQVFNQQNREYENVEEASLLHAETQVHALKLSAIYHPTIQFLSNMGTVFVIGYGGYLASKGGIPLSDIITVILYLSIFYQPISTLARIMEDLQNAGAGAERIFEVLDTEPDVKEKKGAKPLKNPAGHIEYRGVTFGYNETPVLKDVSLEIKPGQMVALVGQTGVGKTTMISLLNRFYDPQSGEILIDGKDVRDLTLSSLRDSISVVLQDVFLFHGSVADNIAYGKPGATMDEIIAAAKVANAHEFIEGLENGYDTFIGERGVKLSGGQKQRLSIARAVLRDKPILVLDEATASVDVYTERLIQEAMDTVMNGRTTIVIAHRLSTIRKADKIIVMDSGAIAECGTHDELMALGGVYAGMNHLQEQ